ATGTTCATTTACCAGACTCCTTGCTTACCCAATCCCTTCCTAATGTGGACTTCAATTCCTCCCTAATTGAGCGAGCCACTCACATTTTTTTTGGGGTGCATTCAAATTCCAGACTGAGATGGAACTGATCTCTAATCTGTCAATcctcactttcttctttcataTAGAATTGGTACGTTCAACCGGTTAACGTACCTGTTTCTCCCTACGCATGATAGAATCAGAGCCGATTAGACCGTCGCTTGCGCCTAAAGGTGCTCGAGATAATAACAGTAAAGAAACGGATAGCAAGGAGGAAAGCAGAACTACTAAGGCCTCCTTTATCAAATTTCCAGATAACAAGAATAAGGCAGCAGCTTCTGGCTTAATGACGGTGGTGCAAGAACAAGCTGATAGCTACAAAGTCATCCATATAATGCCACCTTCTGACAATAACAAGGTTAAGGAAAGGGAACAGAACAGAGAGGCTTCTACTGGCGATGAGAGAGATGTTGTTGGATCTACAATCTCTGCCGGGGTTCAGAGACCGATATCTCGAAAGAGCAGCAGCCTGGGTATCAGTAATATTGATACTGAGGTTGAGAATGGTGGCCGTATAGAGGAAGTCAAGGCGCTTTCCAGTAGAGGAGCAAGTAACAGCGGGATTACGGGAGGCGGTGCATCTGCACTACTCGGCGTCCCCGGAGGTCTGGATGGATCTGGTGAATTTTCCATCGTTGGCGGTGTTAGTGATGAAAGCGTGGTGGCAAATGCAGTCTCTGCAGATGTAAATAACAGGCCTGCCGCACCCTCAGAAACAGGACATCAGGTACATGGAAATACCGTGGATAATCCAGATTCGTTTTTGAATCATCTTCGAAACAAGAAATCAACGCTTGATGCTGGAATCAGCAGCAGTCAGAAGACAACCCCAAATGGCTCTCAGGCGGATATTGCGAAACAGAAGAGATCTAGCGCAGCCACACCCAGTATTTTGAACTTAAGAGCTGCGATTGGTCAGAGTGGAAACCTTAACACTgtctcatcaacaaataCAGTTCAAAGTAAAGGTTCTACAAGGGCAGAATTTTTTGCTGCCAAACTTCATGATGCAATTAAGGACGATCAGAAGAACAACTCAGACTCAGAGGAGACATTTGTGTATGATACAGCACCGGAAAATTCTCAAGAGCAAAATCAAATCAACAGGGACGTTACACTAGTGGCAGAACGATCTTCCGCACAACAACAAAACGATAATCAGATCGATTTGCCACCTAGTTTAAACGAAGACGTGTATAGCAAGTCTGAAAACAGCAGCCGTGAGATGTCTCATTCAAAACTACCTTCATTATTAGCACAACGAAAATTGTCGGCAAATGCTCTTGGATGTACTGGCAACTTCATCCAGGGATCTAGCTCTGTAACTGCACATACCACAGACGCCGATGATGCGCTGGATGCCTACTCTCGAACATCTGCAGCTTCCAGACTGCATAGAAAGACATCCAGAATGGATTCTCTCTCTGTGATCGCAAACCAGCCTGATGCCACTAACGCAGTTACCACCGGAGAACCTCCACACAACGAATTGAGAGAGATTACATCTAGAATATTTGACTCCAAAGGTGTTCCCCCAAGGAAATATTCTGGTATTGATGTGGGGGATTTCTCATTTGACgaggatgatgaggatgaacTTAATGAGATGTACGGTAACAGGCAGAACAATGCTAATATGAACAACAACCAACTTGGAACGTTGGGAACGATACCATCCTCCATGGACTACGATTCAGATCTTGACGACGAGTATTCATTAGCAGATCCGGCTAAACCTTCTCATGGCTATGGTCAATATGGTActttcaactccttgaATAGGGTTTATCCGAATGTCGTGCCAACATATGATAGCAAAGTTGATGAACCTCAGgatcctcttcttttggattcaAACCACGAATATCTCCCCAATAAACAGGGTGCCAGCAAATTATTAcggaaaaagaagaagaacttgtaCTTCAATCCCCATGATTTTACCAGCTCTCGTGCGAAGAGACTTAGACAGTTAAGGAACTTTTGTTACACAATCGGACTCATCTTTTTGCTTTTATCAGTGGGATTTATTGGAGGATTCATTCTGGCAACGTCCAAAGAACTCCAAAGCACTAAGGTCACATCAATACGAGATATACTAATATCGGATGAGGAGTTTGTGTTTAATATTGAAATTGAGTCTTTCAATCCTGGAGTTATGCCTGTGTCGATATACGATGTTCAGCTCGATGTGTTTGCTAAGACACAGTATGTCGTGGATGCA
This sequence is a window from Brettanomyces nanus chromosome 3, complete sequence. Protein-coding genes within it:
- a CDS encoding uncharacterized protein (BUSCO:EOG09340YP9~EggNog:ENOG41), which translates into the protein MIESEPIRPSLAPKGARDNNSKETDSKEESRTTKASFIKFPDNKNKAAASGLMTVVQEQADSYKVIHIMPPSDNNKVKEREQNREASTGDERDVVGSTISAGVQRPISRKSSSLGISNIDTEVENGGRIEEVKALSSRGASNSGITGGGASALLGVPGGLDGSGEFSIVGGVSDESVVANAVSADVNNRPAAPSETGHQVHGNTVDNPDSFLNHLRNKKSTLDAGISSSQKTTPNGSQADIAKQKRSSAATPSILNLRAAIGQSGNLNTVSSTNTVQSKGSTRAEFFAAKLHDAIKDDQKNNSDSEETFVYDTAPENSQEQNQINRDVTLVAERSSAQQQNDNQIDLPPSLNEDVYSKSENSSREMSHSKLPSLLAQRKLSANALGCTGNFIQGSSSVTAHTTDADDALDAYSRTSAASRLHRKTSRMDSLSVIANQPDATNAVTTGEPPHNELREITSRIFDSKGVPPRKYSGIDVGDFSFDEDDEDELNEMYGNRQNNANMNNNQLGTLGTIPSSMDYDSDLDDEYSLADPAKPSHGYGQYGTFNSLNRVYPNVVPTYDSKVDEPQDPLLLDSNHEYLPNKQGASKLLRKKKKNLYFNPHDFTSSRAKRLRQLRNFCYTIGLIFLLLSVGFIGGFILATSKELQSTKVTSIRDILISDEEFVFNIEIESFNPGVMPVSIYDVQLDVFAKTQYVVDAYTYTVKDAKKNKPKEKEKPYSTILLGSMKELDIPLRFQGGCFTRQKDSSLTEMKIMNPCSFDDDDKNGDGDNMRINKPEEPPSGSPPDIREPSRKWLNISRNPFDLIVRGVLNYQLPVSSSNKTVAISYSYSVEPDKLKI